The genomic segment aaaattagcaggaGGCCAGCAgttattaaagattattattattattattattattattattatagaataccaGATAATAACacatcaacattaaaaatagtTGATATCACATcaaaaacacttcgttataACTCTGTGTAAAAAGAAgctaagctaaaaaaaaaaaaattagtaatgattaaatctttaaaagacgtgatataatatggaaattaagtaaaatgccattttataatattacaaatacatatgatgacaaataagatcaattgtaatgttaaatacttagttAACATGTTATGTTTAACTATTTGGCAGGACGTAGAAGNNNNNNNNNNNNNNNNNNNNNNNNNNNNNNNNNNNNNNNNNNNNNNNNNNNNNNNNNNNNNNNNNNNGATTTAatcattactaatttttttttttttaacttagctttttttttacacggagttataacgaagtgtttttggtgtgatattattatcgataaatGTAGAGTTTAAACataccattatatttttagtttctttaTATGCAGCAGGTACATTTACTGAACGATAAAAATGTAGCAACAGTAATCCTTCATTGGGTCTTGGAGTAATGCTGTATGAATATGCATGACCCAGTCCACGAATATTTTTCCACATTGGtccctacaaaataaaaaagaccTTATGAAATAACAGTTAATggaaagaaattattaaattttaaattttgatactATGATATATAACATACTTCTAACTgggtaaaatattgtaaaaatactaataaagcAGCCATATCTGGATGATTAAAGTCATTGATACAATCTGTTACTTGTATAAAGTAACTGGACTCAATAGCACCCATACCAACAGCACAAGCTCGTATAACACATTGATCATTgggtaaaatatattcatagtcAAAAACAGTTTCAAATCTGAAATACAAGTAAAtaccaatttaattataatttcaaagtatataataatacttatttacttaattactcACAATTTTACTGAACGTTCAACATTTGACGGAATTAGCTGTTCCAATAGTGAAGATGCATCAGGTTGAATTTCACACAATACATCTAAATCAGCagataaatgcatttttatatactCCGGGTTGGCTAAAATCATTTTCACATTATTCAAATCATCATTAATAGATGACCACCCTTCATcagattctatttttttttgtaattttgataaGAATTTATGTTGTCTCAGTGTACTGCACGCATAGTGGTTGTTatctatacaaattgaacaaatatttatcaaacaaaattgtatataacaGTATGTATCATACAATCTTAAATCATATACTATGGATATTGCTACTGGCTAAATATTTGAAGCAAACATAACTAAGGTGAGTAGGTGCAAATGCGCATGCGTACAATTGATATCACGCATTCATACGCATGATTGGTACAACTGTTATCACTCACAATTTATATTACTGCTAGTTTAGTGATAAATATGCGACGAGCACTGACACACATGCACAATAGAAATCAGTCCCCTTGCGCCTCGTCTTAATGATGTCTTCAGCACATAAGTATGAGTTTATAATGCAGTAGCTCTatccatagtataataatattatctcagcATAAAATGCTTTTACTggataatagaaaaatatatataaaatgtttatgtcaACTTACTATTTTTGTAGATTACATTACGTAATATATCCCTTAACATATGATTACCATCTCTTCGATAACTCGAAACttcgtttattattttggttaaattaatagaaaatttttcttttgttatttctgtattgaacaaaaaattatgCAGCCACTTGATGCCTTTATGAAATTTCTTCGGTTCCaactaaaaaagtaatatttataatagtgaaaaacttattattaaactgGGGAGaagttaaacattattttattaatgactttatttcatttaattgaaaattacttGAAAGAATAATGAAATAACAGAAGAAAAAGTTCCACATAAAAACTGAGATGATGATGACGTTCCTATTTCTGCATTCCACGACATTAAATCTTTTTCTAATTCAGCAATAATATcagtataatgaattttaataccATCACAATTGACTGTACTTTTCATTAACAAATCAACCATAattggtaaatacattttaaggttCATAGGTAAATCTTTGGTATTAATAAAAGTGTACATCTGCAAAACAACAAACAGTCAAAAATGCATTTTggtttaattttagtaaaaatatacttacatagacaaagttacttttaatattgtCTACTTCCATGTATATGGGtgcattagttattttaaataaatcgtgTTGATCAATAGAATTTGTTGTGAATGTATTAAATGAATAGAAATTTATACATTCAATATTAGGAATATTAAGTGATGTTAAAAGTTCTTTGGGTGGTTTTGTCTGAAACacaagcatattattttattaacaattattttacaatcaaaataaataattaattttgttaaatatttaacaatttattcttACCTCACATTCAACTTTGGCGTTTAATAATTCGATTgccttttttttcaaaccatcTTCCCCCAATGTTTTTTGTCGTTCTTGTACTCTTTCTTTTTCTTCGTTAGCAAGTTCTTCTTGTTTTTTTATAGAAGGTATGCCCCTAACAATTActctattattattgattaaatacttTTCCAATATTCCTTTCCAAAATGTTATTTCTTCATTTTCTAGTTGTTTTAGTATGttcattttattcaatttctgttccaactgaaaatattaataatatttattaatgtggaAACATagtgttttaatttaacaatttacattaaatacaaattatattactcACATCAACAGAAGTTTTTCCATACAAAAAATCTTCTATAATTATTGAAGACAATTTTTCGTGTGGATAATTATCTAAGTAGCTCAATATATGAAGTTTGTTTCTCTCAACAAATGTTCTTAATCTTGCCAAGTCGAGATAACTATCATCGACCAAAAGTTTGTTCAATATTTCATCCAATTTTGATGATATGATATCAGCATCCATTTTTTCAATgggaacattttcaaaattaatggtTATAGACGGTTCATTATGAGAAGTCATATCAAATGACacctgttaaaatatataatatgcaatattaaaaaaatatatatgatataataattaataagttatagatataggtattatcaaaaatatttttagtacattcatatacatttaagtttagatagtaaaaaaatgtataatcttaaatccaccaattaaaaaaaaataaatattcagttataagttatattaatacagtatttttattcattgattcaatttaaatttttaattagaatcaaactaaatgcaattttttattatttataactaaaacatGCAAATCTAATACTAAGTTTGGTATTATTCAACAGAACTTCATTCAGATTTCAGAGATGATCTcatattaaagattattttCAAGCAATATcagtgataacaattattagcttttgaacaaaatattctatatagttttatatttcttaCTTCAGTACAGAAAGGATCTGCAATTTCAACCATTTCTTTAGGTAAAGGACTGATTGGAGTATCCGTCAAGTATTTCAACAATAATTGACATGCAGTAtaactaaaatagaaaaatagcattaatatacatcaatacatcataatacctcattaaataacattttatttactctTTTAAACAATTTGGGCCTCTAAAGCCAACACTTATTATCCCATTAGTTTCTTCATCAGAAGGAAAAAGAACGGAATTATTTGAAGATATAGTTAATGGATCTACTGGATTTTGCCAAGGTCTGACATAATCTCCTCGATTTCCCTGCaacatcattaaattatattttatatatttacaataataatagtttggtAGGTATCattcaaatcaataaaataagtaacaaTATCTTACCTTTGATAAAATCTTTTGAATGAATGGCTCTAAAACATCAAACACAGAAGAATGATCTATCTTGCCACTTATAAGAAGTAATAAATTTTCAGGGCGATAAAATGCATGATGATATTGACGAATctataacaaataatgaaaataaattattcaataacttaAATCTACAAAATGCCTATttaaaaacttgtattttatatattaaaacattaactaTTATAGTGGGTGTCATACaagaacaattaaaaacaataaattctttaaatactattaatacctTTTTATTTGTAGTTGAATCCCTCAAGTTTTTCATAATACCTCCAGTTTCAGATTTATAACCACATTTACCTGGGTACAAGTTTTCCAACATATTTCTTGATACAATACTTTCTCCAGTATTTTCCCTGCCTTGCATTTCACAGTACACAACACCAGCATCCTCTGCTTCATACGTTATATGGTGGACTTCGGTAATAAATCCACAATcctaaataatgaattaaattaatagcttgtaatatgtaaataattgttgaacaaatatacttttattgtaggatataatatatggtcAAGGTAGACTGGAAGAAGTGACAGGAAACCTTCACTACCAGCTGTGCTAATTGTATAGCAAGTATGATCaacatctaaaaataaatattgttgtaaaataataattgatacctACCTTATAGTCTATTagtataaaaggaaaaaaaatataacattattttttacctgTCCAAGCATTTGTGCCAGATGCAAGGCAACGATTAGCTAATAGATCAAGAACTCCTTTAAAAGGATAATCTTCAGATCCTAGAAAAATTAAGTGTTCTAGTGTATGTGGAATGCCATCGCCATCATGAGCTTCAGtagctataaataaatatttaaaaaatagtacaaatagtttatcaattactatatttaattataaataaaaacaatgcaataatttactaaaaaaaaaagatttatatataaaataaaaaggatAAATGATGGAAATAATACTAattgtaggtaagtaggtacctatacatattgtatgtacctattttcaacataatttaaccctaaatttataaatgagtaggtataaacaaaaataatagtcaGTAATCCAGTAATTTACTTTTAGAAGATAACTGTGAACATTCAATTCAGAACAATGCTTCTTAACCTTTGCctaacaaataattttgtacctattagaagatatttgaagatttttttttttttctgaaaactaTTATGctttaatgttttatgtaagACATAGTGTAATGttgatttgttaaaattatagtcACCCATTGGAGAATAAACTATTAGAAGAACAACTTTTTCACTATGGTGCGTTTCATTAGACCTGCGATTCGACGTTGACGCGCCTGGTGTTGTTTTTTCATTAGGGTTTCTAAGATTAACATGTAAAGTTGCGCggcaaattcaaaattaataacaaatatttcacacattttttcGATCTTAGTTTGAAAACCCTTAGTTTGAGACAAAACCACCATGAAGCGCGTCAGCGTCGAGTCGCAGTTCTAATGAAACGCACTATAGTTTTTAATGGCAATTGGTGCGACAGGTTTGGGTTCCAAATGAGCGGGTTTACTCGGCCAGGATTTTGATGCTTAAAATGGTAGCCCAAATCAGTAATAAACCATTTCAGAATTTACACCATTTCTGATTTCAGAATGTTCAAAAGTATCCGTCAACGAATAAATGTGTTACGATTCTCAATAAAGAATGCAAAActcaaaaatgcaaaataaaatgacAACAATCTAGCATGTGGCGATAGTCTGGGCGTAATGATCTCGAGCAGTTATCCATACACACCGTTTGCAACACAGTTGTTGATCGTAACAACATTTGTGAAcagaacaaaaacaaaacaaaaaaaaaactaccattATATTACCTAGAGTGAAGTATCCTTGGACCAGCGGGCCTTCTATGTCACCAAACACGACGGTGATACCAGTACGCAGACATTTATACTTGTACACCGGTATGGCAGACTCGAGTTTCGAATAATTGACCAGCTGAAAACGGTCAGAGTGCTTCTCGCTGAGCGTCACGTCTACGGGAGCCATTCCACTGCGTTTGTCGTTCATAAGTAATCCGGCCTGACAACCACGACGACGTACTCGCGGTAAATGGAAAAACGGAGATGGTCGGTGCGGCAGAACAGGTGGTGTGTGCCGTGCAAACGGTTTGTTTGAtggtcaatttttaataataaatccgACTGGCGGCTGGAGAGGAGAAACTCGAATGGGACTACAGTTACCACTATAACACAAAATGGCTACAGTGACGAGCCACGGGGAAGTACCGCAATATTATTCGCGAATGCCGGGTGTTAAGAACAACAAACAACGTagaatacacacacacacacggccATAGACAATGCGACACGAGTTAAACGGTCAACTACGAAATATTATTGTGGTGGAGGCACGATCACGCGATATCGGATGAGATAAGGTTCAGACGCTACCGCCCTTCCACATCCTGCCATCGGACGGAAGCCTCTGAGCGTCGCCTCCACACGCACACCGGCGCACACTGCAACCCgcgcaaattataataatgcgtaATAAAATCCTTTCGAGTTCCGATGCGAAGGATTCAAGATTGCCAATATTGCCGTCGCCCGATCTCCGAACGGCTGTGATTAAATTATATGGTAATAGTATAATCCACTcgacaataaattatacctattaattaatatcactTTAAAAGTTATCATAAGGTATATACTTTGATGTAAATTATGCGTATGACGTTTGTACTATGTATGTGTCTTATGTAGGCTAGGCGGTACACGTCTTTTACACAGGGTGCTGCAACTGCTGTTCCATTTTTGTTGAGTaaacgtcaatttttttttaaaaattatgttatggaAAACAATTATTCCTCACACCTAATACAACCTTCAGGAATATATCggagataattttatattgggaGTAAAAGTTGGTAGTTTGGCCAACTCTAAAAATTGATGCTGGACAACTTGTTTATGTTATCTTATTGAAGCCATTTCGTCATAATTAGGCTGTTAGACGGTGGCGCATAAGCGCAataatagcgtttgagatttgggggggctaaagccttactttggtaatattgaataaacttaaaacaaaatgtaggaaatgtttgagaaggatatggacatttttgggggggcttagcccctaaagccccccctatttgcgcctatgcagtggcgttatttcagtttttgagaaaGGGAGGGGGTTAAATTTTTGACcggcccaaaataaaactgaaaaaaacgCTCGCTAACATTTACATATAAGCCCCCCTCTAGACCACCCCCCAAATTGTGCCTATGGACATTCATGAAAGACCGCGAAATATAATACGGAAAGAGATAGTATCATTCATAGGGCATAGAGAATAATGAAGTACCTAATAGGAAGCAATGACGTAAGCTTAATAAGGAAGtcgatataaatacataataataatatttttgatttttaattaaattgtatttatttttaggagaATTTGTTTCAATTTTGGAAAGAATTTTTACGTGATGGAGATCATACAAAGAGGAATATTCAATATTGGGCGATCgtatcaaaaatgaattataccAATATCCGTTGATCACGTGCGCAATCATAAAGTTTTAGATTTAAACACACTTTTCGGCTTTATttacaaagttaaaataaagtatttattatagcgAAGATTGCAAATCAACACAATTTTC from the Acyrthosiphon pisum isolate AL4f chromosome X, pea_aphid_22Mar2018_4r6ur, whole genome shotgun sequence genome contains:
- the LOC100168955 gene encoding uncharacterized protein C05D11.1 — protein: MNDKRSGMAPVDVTLSEKHSDRFQLVNYSKLESAIPVYKYKCLRTGITVVFGDIEGPLVQGYFTLATEAHDGDGIPHTLEHLIFLGSEDYPFKGVLDLLANRCLASGTNAWTDVDHTCYTISTAGSEGFLSLLPVYLDHILYPTIKDCGFITEVHHITYEAEDAGVVYCEMQGRENTGESIVSRNMLENLYPGKCGYKSETGGIMKNLRDSTTNKKIRQYHHAFYRPENLLLLISGKIDHSSVFDVLEPFIQKILSKGNRGDYVRPWQNPVDPLTISSNNSVLFPSDEETNGIISVGFRGPNCLKDYTACQLLLKYLTDTPISPLPKEMVEIADPFCTEVSFDMTSHNEPSITINFENVPIEKMDADIISSKLDEILNKLLVDDSYLDLARLRTFVERNKLHILSYLDNYPHEKLSSIIIEDFLYGKTSVDLEQKLNKMNILKQLENEEITFWKGILEKYLINNNRVIVRGIPSIKKQEELANEEKERVQERQKTLGEDGLKKKAIELLNAKVECETKPPKELLTSLNIPNIECINFYSFNTFTTNSIDQHDLFKITNAPIYMEVDNIKSNFVYMYTFINTKDLPMNLKMYLPIMVDLLMKSTVNCDGIKIHYTDIIAELEKDLMSWNAEIGTSSSSQFLCGTFSSVISLFFQLEPKKFHKGIKWLHNFLFNTEITKEKFSINLTKIINEVSSYRRDGNHMLRDILRNVIYKNNNNHYACSTLRQHKFLSKLQKKIESDEGWSSINDDLNNVKMILANPEYIKMHLSADLDVLCEIQPDASSLLEQLIPSNVERSVKLFETVFDYEYILPNDQCVIRACAVGMGAIESSYFIQVTDCINDFNHPDMAALLVFLQYFTQLEGPMWKNIRGLGHAYSYSITPRPNEGLLLLHFYRSVNVPAAYKETKNIMETHLIDGAVWDTTLFESAKCSVIFEIAEREKSIGDLVTQSVLFHFRNLSPDYNRNLIKKISEVTLKELPQIGKKYVMSLFDPKCIRTAMVCPPSKLDDVANEFKKMDIDMTIYKSLDDSILNDAA